A genomic window from Luteolibacter sp. LG18 includes:
- a CDS encoding GNAT family N-acetyltransferase, producing the protein MTPSAVSVRILTPDDAALYRAVRLQSLWEQPPAFSAQPVDEPTLEEMATHLRADRDECFFGSFSGRELCGILRLSRYSPENEKHRAFLSGLFVVQKHRHQGHARALVAAALERAKSDPGLRRVNLAVVTAQKAALQLFDSLGFQSRGTEPEAFSNAGVYYDEHLMTLDLTGGRGGFLGTANAWWAAYFGCRPSELLADALTLIPDENAPEETTILFRDGAAIARVHPTRRTEFRRLLAVGSPAKAAEALTAAGYEVSGPFFLGYTKSAPRSRHRARALDHHDDDRLTSFKRACPHDEWLRGGCDDGHLPRSGVFTDGLLVSMATADPSDEAIAPLRLITDPDYRARGYGRSALAHAMSRVLKDGQIPQVTIPENDPAAMRLAEVLGFVRYATVLTVKAR; encoded by the coding sequence ATGACTCCGTCCGCTGTCTCCGTTCGCATCCTGACCCCGGACGACGCGGCGCTTTACCGGGCGGTGCGGCTGCAATCCCTTTGGGAGCAACCTCCCGCGTTCAGCGCGCAACCGGTCGACGAGCCCACCCTCGAGGAAATGGCCACCCACCTCCGTGCCGACCGCGACGAGTGCTTTTTCGGCTCCTTCTCCGGACGTGAGCTCTGTGGCATCCTGCGACTGTCCCGTTACTCGCCGGAAAACGAGAAACACCGCGCCTTTCTCAGCGGCCTCTTCGTCGTCCAGAAACACCGTCACCAGGGACACGCCCGGGCCCTGGTCGCCGCCGCGTTGGAACGGGCGAAGTCGGACCCTGGCCTGCGCCGTGTCAACCTGGCGGTCGTCACCGCCCAAAAGGCAGCCCTCCAGCTTTTCGACAGCCTCGGCTTCCAATCCCGTGGCACCGAACCCGAGGCATTCTCCAATGCCGGGGTCTACTACGACGAACACCTGATGACGCTGGATCTCACCGGCGGACGCGGCGGCTTCCTCGGCACCGCGAATGCCTGGTGGGCCGCCTACTTCGGCTGCCGCCCCTCCGAACTGCTGGCGGACGCCCTCACCCTCATCCCGGATGAGAACGCTCCGGAGGAAACCACCATCCTCTTCCGCGATGGCGCGGCCATCGCCCGCGTCCATCCCACCCGCCGCACCGAGTTCCGCCGTCTCCTCGCCGTTGGCTCGCCAGCCAAAGCCGCCGAAGCGCTCACCGCCGCCGGTTACGAGGTTTCCGGTCCGTTTTTCCTCGGCTACACCAAGTCCGCGCCGCGCTCCCGCCACCGCGCCCGCGCGCTCGACCATCACGACGACGACCGCCTGACCTCGTTCAAGCGCGCATGCCCGCACGATGAATGGCTCCGCGGCGGCTGCGATGACGGCCACCTGCCGCGCTCGGGCGTTTTCACCGATGGTCTGCTGGTGTCGATGGCCACCGCCGACCCCTCCGACGAAGCCATCGCGCCGCTGCGCCTGATCACCGATCCGGACTACCGCGCCCGTGGCTACGGTCGCAGCGCCCTGGCCCACGCCATGAGCCGCGTGCTCAAGGACGGCCAGATCCCACAAGTCACTATCCCGGAAAACGACCCTGCCGCGATGAGGCTCGCCGAAGTGCTCGGCTTCGTCCGCTATGCCACCGTCCTCACGGTGAAGGCACGCTGA
- a CDS encoding multidrug efflux SMR transporter, whose protein sequence is MSPWVTLVFAGILETCWAMSLKATAGFTRPGPTTFFLVTLAGSMVLLSAAVKQLPMGTAYAVWVGIGATGAAIASIFLYQEPMSLLRALFLALLVGSIMGLKATAQH, encoded by the coding sequence ATGTCACCATGGGTCACCCTCGTTTTCGCCGGCATTCTTGAAACCTGCTGGGCGATGAGCCTGAAGGCCACCGCCGGTTTCACCCGCCCCGGCCCCACCACCTTCTTCCTGGTCACGCTCGCGGGCAGCATGGTCCTGCTTTCCGCGGCGGTGAAACAGCTCCCGATGGGCACCGCCTACGCCGTGTGGGTCGGCATTGGCGCCACCGGCGCGGCCATCGCCTCGATTTTCCTCTATCAGGAGCCGATGTCCCTGCTCCGCGCGCTGTTCCTGGCGCTGCTGGTCGGATCGATCATGGGCCTGAAAG
- a CDS encoding GNAT family N-acetyltransferase, with translation MTLVRHSLNPRTAEASDAPAILTCQREALRHLARTSYAGCRLMEWADRLTESDLLAAIERHQVHVLEDEESIAAFAELDESDGHIPALFVHPRAFRRGFGTALMETMQRHADGLGLRELTVSAATDAVPFYERQGFTAAPERLIHFPDGISLTYIPMRKELARAPYSAAFMPVTGAPWFAWSPFGLSFFPSASFAWTSRSPLHSSVRSVT, from the coding sequence ATGACCCTGGTGCGACATTCTCTGAACCCGCGAACCGCCGAGGCCTCCGACGCGCCCGCCATCCTCACCTGCCAGCGCGAGGCGCTCCGGCATCTGGCGCGCACCTCCTACGCCGGATGCCGCCTGATGGAATGGGCGGATCGACTCACCGAAAGCGACCTGCTCGCGGCGATCGAGCGGCACCAGGTCCACGTCCTGGAGGATGAAGAGAGCATCGCCGCCTTCGCCGAACTCGACGAGAGCGATGGCCACATTCCCGCCCTCTTCGTGCACCCGCGGGCCTTCCGGCGCGGCTTCGGCACCGCCTTGATGGAGACCATGCAGCGCCATGCCGATGGCCTCGGCCTCCGCGAACTGACGGTTTCCGCCGCCACCGATGCCGTGCCGTTCTATGAACGCCAAGGCTTCACCGCCGCCCCGGAACGGCTGATCCATTTCCCGGACGGCATCTCGCTGACCTATATTCCGATGCGGAAGGAACTCGCCCGCGCGCCTTACAGCGCGGCGTTCATGCCGGTGACCGGCGCGCCTTGGTTCGCTTGGTCCCCCTTCGGATTGAGCTTCTTCCCGAGCGCTTCCTTCGCCTGGACATCCCGCAGCCCGCTGCACTCCAGCGTGAGAAGCGTCACGTAA